In Mycobacterium stomatepiae, the following are encoded in one genomic region:
- a CDS encoding DUF6542 domain-containing protein, whose amino-acid sequence MSAQRGPSAVEAAHRSIYPGIPGVPSWIALLIAVTGTAIGYGIDSGAGHKELTGIFAGLYIAGCVVAVLVVRQEGLFTAVIQPPLILFCAVPGAYWLFHGGKISSVKDLLINCGYPLIERFPLMLGAAGGVLLIGLIRWCMAASRRPVAVDATDETATATVAEKSPFLRAISAKLNSLLGVASSDDDADEETPTDSQRSASRGSARSSRTARNGRSAASAARSRSRNTRPSPEEDYDPAAERPRRRRQAPPRDYDPADPARRSSRRRPRPEGDPDERAQSPREGRRDPRRRNPYERPAARGGRYEDYDRYEPPASSEPFSRYQSHDSYQPAPEPRRRQPAPNGRTGANPTHHPISQVRYRGSGPSDERRAEPRGDRRARPRTNGRSQERPPAESWEYDA is encoded by the coding sequence GTGTCAGCGCAGCGGGGACCCTCGGCAGTAGAAGCTGCCCATCGCTCGATCTACCCCGGCATCCCGGGTGTGCCGTCGTGGATCGCTCTGCTGATCGCCGTGACCGGCACTGCCATCGGGTACGGAATCGACTCCGGGGCCGGTCACAAGGAGCTGACCGGCATCTTCGCGGGCCTCTATATAGCGGGCTGTGTGGTGGCGGTGCTCGTCGTACGCCAGGAAGGCTTGTTCACCGCGGTCATTCAGCCGCCGCTGATCCTCTTCTGCGCGGTGCCGGGCGCCTACTGGCTGTTCCACGGCGGCAAAATCAGCAGCGTCAAAGACCTGCTGATCAACTGCGGCTATCCCCTCATCGAGCGCTTCCCGCTGATGCTGGGCGCCGCCGGCGGTGTCCTGCTGATCGGCCTGATCAGGTGGTGCATGGCGGCGTCGCGACGGCCGGTCGCGGTGGACGCAACCGACGAGACGGCGACGGCCACGGTTGCGGAGAAGTCGCCCTTCCTGCGCGCGATCAGCGCCAAACTGAACTCGCTGCTGGGCGTTGCGTCGTCCGACGACGATGCCGACGAAGAAACGCCCACCGATTCGCAGCGCAGCGCCTCGAGAGGCTCGGCACGTAGCAGCCGAACGGCGCGCAACGGTCGGTCCGCCGCGAGCGCGGCCCGAAGCCGTTCCCGGAATACCCGCCCCTCACCCGAGGAGGACTACGACCCGGCGGCCGAGCGGCCACGGCGCCGGCGCCAGGCCCCGCCGCGCGATTACGACCCCGCCGATCCGGCGCGCCGGTCCTCGCGGCGCCGCCCGCGACCCGAGGGCGATCCCGACGAGCGCGCACAGTCGCCGCGGGAAGGTCGTCGAGACCCTCGCCGGCGCAACCCCTACGAACGCCCGGCTGCCCGCGGCGGGCGCTACGAGGACTACGACCGCTACGAACCGCCCGCCTCGTCGGAGCCGTTCAGCCGCTACCAGTCCCACGACTCGTATCAGCCCGCGCCGGAACCACGGCGGCGGCAGCCCGCGCCGAACGGCAGGACCGGCGCCAATCCGACGCACCACCCGATCTCGCAGGTCCGCTACCGCGGATCGGGCCCGTCCGACGAGCGCCGGGCCGAGCCACGCGGGGACCGCCGCGCGCGGCCACGGACGAACGGTCGTTCGCAGGAACGTCCCCCGGCCGAATCCTGGGAATACGACGCCTAA
- the ychF gene encoding redox-regulated ATPase YchF, with translation MSLSLGIVGLPNVGKSTLFNALTRNNVVAANYPFATIEPNEGAVALPDPRLDKLAEMFDSEKIVPAPVTFVDIAGIVKGASEGAGLGNKFLANIRECDAICQVVRVFAADDVVHVDGKVDPGSDIEVIETELILADMQTLERAVPRLEKEARNNKDRKPVHEAAVAAEAVLNSGKTLFAAGVDASVLRELNLMTTKPFLYVFNADEAVLTDEARKAELRAMVAPADAVFLDAKIESELVELDDESAAELLESIGQTERGLDALARAGFHTLKLQTYLTAGPKESRAWVIHQGDTAPKAAGVIHTDFEKGFIKAEIVSYDDLIDAGSMAAAKAAGKVRMEGKDYVMADGDVVEFRFNV, from the coding sequence GTGAGCCTGAGCCTGGGAATCGTGGGCCTGCCCAATGTGGGCAAGTCGACCCTGTTTAATGCCCTGACCCGCAACAACGTGGTCGCGGCCAACTATCCGTTCGCGACGATCGAACCGAACGAGGGCGCGGTCGCGCTGCCCGATCCGCGACTCGACAAGCTGGCCGAGATGTTCGATTCCGAGAAGATCGTGCCGGCGCCTGTGACATTCGTCGATATCGCGGGGATCGTGAAGGGCGCCTCCGAGGGGGCCGGGCTCGGTAATAAGTTCCTGGCCAACATCCGCGAGTGCGACGCGATCTGTCAGGTCGTGCGGGTGTTCGCCGCCGACGACGTCGTGCATGTCGACGGCAAGGTCGACCCGGGCTCCGATATCGAGGTGATCGAGACCGAGCTGATCCTCGCCGACATGCAGACCCTGGAGAGGGCCGTCCCGCGGCTGGAGAAGGAAGCCCGCAACAACAAGGACCGCAAGCCCGTGCACGAGGCGGCCGTCGCCGCCGAGGCGGTGCTGAACTCGGGTAAGACGCTCTTCGCCGCCGGGGTCGACGCGTCGGTGCTGCGCGAGCTGAATCTGATGACTACCAAGCCATTTCTCTACGTGTTCAACGCCGACGAGGCCGTGCTCACCGACGAGGCCCGCAAGGCCGAGCTGCGCGCAATGGTCGCCCCTGCCGACGCGGTGTTCCTCGACGCGAAGATCGAATCCGAATTGGTCGAACTGGACGACGAGTCGGCCGCCGAGTTGCTGGAGTCGATCGGGCAGACCGAACGCGGCCTAGATGCGTTGGCACGGGCGGGTTTTCACACCCTGAAGTTGCAGACCTATCTGACGGCGGGTCCAAAAGAGTCGCGCGCGTGGGTGATTCATCAGGGCGATACCGCACCCAAGGCCGCCGGGGTGATCCACACCGATTTCGAGAAGGGGTTCATCAAGGCCGAAATCGTGTCCTACGACGACCTGATCGACGCCGGGTCGATGGCGGCGGCCAAGGCGGCCGGCAAGGTCCGGATGGAAGGCAAGGACTACGTGATGGCCGACGGCGACGTGGTCGAATTCCGGTTCAACGTCTAG
- a CDS encoding O-methyltransferase — METISTSPVADVLDRLFREAEIADRPYIEELLDNAERGIDPLVSLLEAESRDYKGLYRQAVDNFLSVTPEFGRLLYICARSRNASRVVEFGTSFGISTIHLACALRDNGGGTIIGTELEPSKAARALEHLVAAEVADFVEIRVGDALDTLRDGVGGPIDVVHLDGAFSLYLPVLRLLEPHLRPNALILAENGTPHYLDYVRDPSNGYVSLTLPFEPARGNELSVFTR; from the coding sequence ATGGAGACAATCAGTACCTCGCCGGTTGCCGACGTCCTCGACCGGCTGTTCCGCGAGGCGGAGATCGCGGATCGGCCATACATCGAGGAGTTGCTCGATAATGCGGAACGGGGAATCGACCCGTTGGTCAGCCTGCTCGAAGCCGAATCCCGGGACTATAAGGGGCTTTACCGCCAGGCGGTAGACAATTTTCTCAGTGTCACACCGGAATTCGGGCGCCTGCTCTATATCTGTGCGCGCAGCCGAAACGCCTCCCGCGTCGTCGAATTTGGCACCTCCTTTGGCATTTCGACGATCCATCTCGCCTGCGCCCTGCGCGACAATGGCGGTGGAACGATCATCGGCACGGAACTAGAACCCTCCAAAGCTGCCCGAGCGCTCGAGCATTTGGTTGCCGCCGAGGTTGCGGACTTCGTCGAGATTCGCGTCGGCGATGCTCTCGACACCCTGCGCGACGGGGTTGGTGGCCCCATCGACGTCGTCCACCTCGACGGCGCGTTCAGTCTGTACCTGCCGGTGCTGCGACTGTTGGAACCGCACCTGAGGCCCAACGCGCTGATACTCGCCGAAAACGGCACGCCGCACTATCTCGACTACGTCCGCGATCCCAGCAATGGGTATGTCTCGCTCACGCTGCCCTTCGAACCGGCTCGCGGCAACGAACTCTCGGTGTTCACGCGCTGA
- a CDS encoding VOC family protein produces MKFISTRIITADVERLVAFYELITQTTPVWGNELLAEIPTSVGTLAIGSDKTVQLFGAGSAEAAANRSAILEFIVDDVDAEYERLRSSVGEIVTEPTTMPWGNRALLFRDPDGNLVNLFTPVTGEARAKFGL; encoded by the coding sequence ATGAAGTTCATTTCGACCCGCATCATCACCGCCGACGTCGAGCGGCTCGTTGCCTTCTACGAATTGATTACTCAAACAACCCCGGTCTGGGGGAACGAACTGCTCGCCGAGATTCCCACCTCGGTCGGAACTTTGGCGATCGGAAGTGACAAGACCGTGCAGTTGTTCGGCGCGGGATCCGCCGAGGCGGCGGCCAACCGCAGCGCGATCCTGGAGTTCATCGTCGACGATGTGGACGCCGAGTACGAGCGACTCAGGAGCAGCGTCGGCGAGATCGTGACCGAGCCTACGACGATGCCGTGGGGAAACCGTGCGCTGCTGTTTCGCGATCCGGATGGAAACCTGGTCAACCTATTCACTCCGGTGACCGGCGAGGCGCGCGCGAAGTTCGGCCTGTGA
- a CDS encoding nitroreductase/quinone reductase family protein, with protein MGDAEAAAIRAARDDWVNEHLDTYLTSGGTRGHIMDVSAVGGRAMTTHCLIKCVGRKSETVYVRPLIYGNFGGEIVVVASKGGADTHPGWYLNILASKTIGVQIATQAFEATWREPKGEERHQVWAYMAHLYPPYLTYQQSTNRQIPLVMLTPARPIDIFSAEG; from the coding sequence ATGGGCGACGCCGAGGCCGCAGCGATTCGAGCAGCGCGAGACGACTGGGTCAACGAGCACCTCGACACCTATCTGACCTCCGGTGGCACGCGCGGCCACATCATGGACGTGAGTGCGGTCGGCGGCCGTGCGATGACCACGCACTGCTTGATCAAATGCGTGGGTCGCAAGTCGGAGACGGTTTATGTCAGGCCGCTGATCTACGGCAACTTCGGTGGCGAGATTGTGGTCGTCGCATCGAAGGGCGGTGCCGACACGCATCCGGGGTGGTACTTGAATATCTTGGCGAGCAAAACGATTGGTGTGCAGATCGCGACCCAAGCGTTCGAGGCGACGTGGCGAGAACCCAAAGGCGAGGAGCGCCATCAGGTGTGGGCGTATATGGCGCACCTGTACCCGCCGTACCTCACCTATCAGCAGTCGACAAACCGTCAAATCCCGTTGGTGATGTTGACGCCCGCACGGCCGATCGACATCTTTTCCGCCGAGGGGTGA
- a CDS encoding nitroreductase/quinone reductase family protein, translating into MPLHYVDPTQEYGRWYRALERFGRSRAGGFVARHFFWHIDPWLYRATGGRYPAIMGGICAAPLISTGAKSGRPREHQLAYFHDGPDAIVVASYLGAPRNPQWYYNLKAHPACRFGDEDFVAVEVTDPDDYERRYALAEHVCVNYGDYRVKAQALGRQIPVFRLKPAPGG; encoded by the coding sequence ATGCCGCTGCACTACGTCGACCCGACCCAGGAGTACGGCCGCTGGTATCGGGCACTGGAGCGCTTCGGCCGCTCGCGTGCGGGCGGCTTCGTGGCGCGCCATTTCTTCTGGCACATCGATCCGTGGCTGTACCGCGCCACGGGCGGGCGCTACCCAGCCATCATGGGCGGGATTTGCGCTGCCCCGTTGATCAGCACGGGCGCCAAGTCGGGCCGGCCGCGCGAGCATCAGCTCGCGTACTTCCACGACGGACCCGACGCGATCGTGGTCGCCTCGTATCTGGGTGCACCCCGGAATCCGCAGTGGTACTACAACCTGAAGGCACATCCCGCATGCCGATTCGGCGACGAGGACTTCGTCGCGGTCGAGGTCACCGATCCCGACGACTACGAGCGCCGGTACGCCCTGGCCGAGCATGTTTGCGTCAACTACGGCGATTACCGCGTCAAGGCCCAAGCCCTCGGGCGACAGATCCCGGTATTCCGCCTCAAGCCCGCGCCGGGGGGATAA
- a CDS encoding putative quinol monooxygenase, which produces MIFIVVKFETKPDWAERWPDLVAAFTAATRAEAGNLWFEWSRSLENPAEYVLVEAFRDGEAGDVHVNSDHFKQAMQELPQALKSTPKIISQTIDATGWSEMGEMSVG; this is translated from the coding sequence ATGATCTTCATCGTCGTCAAGTTCGAAACCAAGCCGGACTGGGCCGAGCGCTGGCCGGACCTGGTTGCCGCATTCACCGCGGCCACCCGCGCCGAAGCGGGCAACCTGTGGTTCGAGTGGTCGCGCAGCCTGGAGAACCCGGCGGAGTACGTGTTGGTCGAGGCGTTCCGCGACGGTGAGGCCGGCGACGTCCACGTCAACAGCGATCACTTCAAGCAGGCGATGCAGGAGCTCCCGCAGGCGCTGAAGTCCACGCCCAAGATCATCAGCCAGACGATCGACGCGACAGGCTGGTCGGAGATGGGGGAGATGTCGGTCGGCTAG
- a CDS encoding guanylate cyclase — protein sequence MLTLNQALTETRTGDLWLFRGGSGPDRAIQTLTNSPVNHVGMTVAIDDLPPLIWHAELGDKLPDLWTGTNHRGVQLNDLHQAVLQWSERYHQRCWLRQLTPHPTREQEDKLLRVIARMDGTAFPTTARLTGRWFRGRLPTVYDWTKGIPFVDKKVRESTQRRKERQRMGLETAYCAETVAITYEEMGLLSTQKYSNYFDPGSFWSGDTLPLAPGFQLGNEIEVAVS from the coding sequence ATGCTCACCCTCAACCAGGCACTCACCGAGACCCGAACCGGCGACCTCTGGCTGTTCCGCGGCGGTTCGGGACCCGACCGCGCCATCCAGACGTTGACCAACAGTCCGGTGAACCACGTCGGCATGACCGTGGCCATCGACGATCTGCCGCCGCTGATCTGGCATGCCGAACTCGGCGACAAGCTGCCCGACTTGTGGACCGGCACCAACCATCGCGGCGTGCAGCTCAACGATCTGCACCAGGCCGTCCTGCAGTGGAGCGAGCGCTACCACCAGCGGTGCTGGTTGCGCCAGCTGACGCCGCATCCCACCCGCGAGCAGGAGGACAAGCTGCTGCGGGTGATCGCGCGGATGGACGGCACCGCGTTTCCCACCACCGCGCGCCTGACCGGCCGGTGGTTTCGCGGCCGACTCCCGACGGTATACGACTGGACGAAGGGAATCCCCTTCGTAGACAAAAAGGTTCGCGAGTCCACGCAACGACGCAAGGAACGACAGCGCATGGGCCTGGAAACGGCGTACTGCGCGGAGACGGTGGCGATCACTTATGAGGAAATGGGGTTGCTGAGCACCCAGAAGTACTCGAACTACTTTGACCCGGGCTCGTTCTGGAGTGGCGACACGCTGCCACTGGCACCGGGATTTCAGCTCGGCAACGAGATCGAAGTCGCGGTCAGCTAG
- a CDS encoding carboxymuconolactone decarboxylase family protein: MTDARAQGLELFKDMLPGLIPDDATSLRDDGVAGELLELGLDHVFGSLWTRPGLDRRSRSLVTLGALIALRATDELKAHFPIALRNGLTVDEISEVIFHMTGYAGYPAAASARGVARQVLPNS, encoded by the coding sequence ATGACTGACGCGCGTGCCCAGGGCCTGGAACTGTTCAAGGACATGCTGCCCGGCCTGATCCCTGACGACGCCACCAGCCTGCGCGACGACGGCGTTGCCGGAGAACTCCTCGAGCTTGGCCTCGATCATGTTTTCGGATCGTTGTGGACGCGGCCCGGATTGGATCGCCGCTCGCGCAGCCTGGTCACGCTCGGCGCGCTGATCGCGCTGCGTGCTACCGACGAATTGAAGGCCCACTTCCCCATCGCGCTGCGAAATGGGTTGACCGTCGATGAAATTTCCGAGGTGATCTTCCACATGACCGGCTACGCGGGGTATCCCGCGGCGGCTAGTGCACGCGGTGTCGCACGCCAAGTTCTTCCGAACTCCTAA
- a CDS encoding SDR family oxidoreductase, which yields MDTLRDKVAVITGAASGIGRAIAYTLADRGVYIVAVDRDDEGIQGLAAEVGSRVVPHCADVSDPEAFEGIRDASLRRFGRADIVVNNVGVLTNGLPQDIPVTEWQRILDTNLMSVVRSNAAFLPLLLDQGSGHLVNTASFAGLFTYSYGRMPYAATKTAIVQISEGLAIYLRPKNIGVTLLCPGPVLTNIAADVPTFGGGTPLRIPGEQFDLLDPATVGDLVAEAILRNQFFVPTHPQVVDELRRRAEDWDAYIDYQCSRKPL from the coding sequence ATGGACACCCTTCGCGACAAGGTCGCCGTCATCACCGGAGCGGCCAGCGGTATCGGGCGCGCCATCGCCTACACCCTGGCCGATCGGGGCGTCTACATCGTGGCGGTCGATCGCGACGACGAAGGTATCCAGGGCCTCGCCGCTGAAGTGGGGTCGCGGGTTGTACCGCATTGCGCCGATGTGTCGGATCCCGAAGCGTTCGAAGGTATTCGGGATGCGTCGCTGCGGCGGTTCGGCCGGGCGGACATCGTGGTCAACAACGTCGGCGTCCTGACAAACGGCCTGCCACAAGACATTCCCGTCACGGAGTGGCAGCGCATCCTCGACACCAACCTGATGTCGGTGGTTCGCAGCAACGCCGCGTTTCTGCCGCTGCTGCTCGATCAGGGCAGCGGTCATCTGGTCAACACCGCCTCGTTCGCCGGGCTCTTCACCTACTCGTATGGCCGAATGCCCTACGCGGCAACCAAAACCGCTATCGTGCAGATCAGCGAGGGGCTGGCAATCTATCTGCGGCCCAAGAACATTGGCGTAACCTTGCTCTGCCCAGGGCCCGTCTTGACGAATATCGCGGCCGACGTGCCGACCTTCGGAGGGGGGACTCCGCTGCGGATTCCCGGCGAGCAGTTCGACTTGCTCGACCCGGCGACCGTGGGCGACCTGGTCGCCGAGGCGATCCTGCGCAACCAATTCTTCGTGCCCACTCATCCGCAGGTTGTTGACGAGTTGCGCCGTCGCGCCGAGGACTGGGACGCCTACATCGACTACCAGTGTTCACGTAAACCCCTATGA
- a CDS encoding adenylate/guanylate cyclase domain-containing protein — translation MRDVGDALHIAVYVLAGVAVIEACALGVIWRLLVRSREQAEELRQRADARNWLISGGREAVKTVWNTANVMRKEGFGAAVRSSIEDLADWAEVERPDLARVTPDGRVVILFSDIEESIALNERIGDRAWVRLISSHDKLVSGLVKRRSGHVVKSQGDGFMIAFARAEEAVRCGIDLQHELHRDAKRKRHEEIRVRIGIHMGRSVRRGDDLFGRNVAMAARVAAQAVGGEVLVSKPVRDALHDCDDICFDEGRDVELKGFSGSYRLFAVEFEPS, via the coding sequence ATGCGTGACGTGGGTGATGCGCTGCATATCGCGGTCTACGTCCTGGCCGGCGTTGCCGTGATCGAAGCCTGCGCACTCGGCGTGATCTGGAGGTTGCTTGTTCGTAGCCGCGAGCAGGCCGAGGAGTTACGACAGCGCGCCGACGCCCGCAATTGGTTGATATCCGGTGGTCGCGAGGCCGTCAAAACGGTGTGGAACACCGCCAACGTGATGCGCAAGGAGGGCTTCGGCGCGGCGGTGCGCAGCAGCATCGAAGACCTCGCCGACTGGGCCGAGGTGGAGCGCCCCGACCTCGCCCGGGTGACGCCCGACGGCCGGGTGGTGATCCTGTTCTCCGACATCGAGGAGTCCATCGCGCTGAACGAACGGATCGGCGACCGCGCCTGGGTGAGGCTGATCAGCTCGCACGACAAGCTCGTCTCCGGACTGGTGAAGCGCCGGTCCGGTCATGTGGTCAAGAGCCAGGGCGACGGCTTCATGATCGCCTTCGCGCGGGCCGAGGAGGCGGTGCGCTGTGGCATCGACCTGCAGCACGAACTGCACCGGGACGCAAAACGCAAGCGGCACGAGGAGATTCGGGTGCGGATCGGCATCCACATGGGACGCTCGGTGCGCCGCGGTGACGATCTGTTCGGGCGCAACGTCGCGATGGCGGCGCGGGTCGCGGCCCAGGCCGTCGGTGGTGAGGTCTTGGTGAGCAAACCGGTGCGAGACGCGCTGCACGACTGCGACGACATCTGTTTCGACGAGGGCCGTGACGTCGAGTTGAAGGGCTTCTCGGGGAGCTATCGGTTGTTCGCGGTGGAGTTCGAACCCAGCTAA
- a CDS encoding glucose-6-phosphate dehydrogenase, producing the protein MADAGGDSSNLLVIFGITGDLARKMTFRALYRLERRNLLDCPILGVASDDISVEELIARARGAINDAGEKIDDAVFDRLANRLDYVHGDVADRDLYHRLSEMIGSDYCPLYYLEMPPALFAPIVEGLAREGLVQRARVAVEKPFGHDLESARDLNERLHAVLAEDQILRVDHFLGKQPVVELECLRFANQALAALWNRQSVSEIQITMAENFGVEDRGRFYDKVGTLRDVVQNHLLQVLAMVAMEPPVGSSADDLNDKKSEVFRAMPPLDPEHCVRGQYRGYTDVPGVAKDSQTETFVALRTEIDNWRWSGVPIFLRSGKALPEKVTEVRLFLRRVPQLAFLPHRKAAEPNQIVLRIDPDPGLRLQLSAQVDGEWHDVHLDSLFATDLGEAEGPYELLLHAALTGDRQLFAREDSIEQTWRIVQPLLDKPSEIHPYDPGSWGPEAAQSLVRGHRHWQDPWLPPKTQSGK; encoded by the coding sequence TTGGCCGACGCCGGTGGTGATTCGTCGAATCTGCTGGTGATCTTCGGAATTACCGGCGATCTGGCCCGCAAGATGACGTTTCGGGCGCTGTACCGGCTCGAGCGCCGCAACCTGCTCGACTGCCCGATCTTGGGTGTGGCGAGCGACGACATCAGTGTCGAGGAGCTGATCGCGCGGGCGCGCGGCGCGATCAACGACGCCGGCGAGAAGATCGACGACGCGGTGTTCGATCGGCTGGCGAATCGGTTGGACTACGTTCACGGCGACGTCGCCGACCGCGATCTCTACCACCGACTCTCCGAGATGATCGGTTCGGACTACTGCCCGCTGTACTACCTCGAGATGCCGCCCGCGTTGTTCGCCCCGATCGTCGAGGGCTTGGCGCGCGAGGGCCTGGTGCAACGTGCGCGGGTTGCGGTGGAAAAGCCGTTCGGACACGACCTCGAGTCCGCGCGCGATCTGAACGAACGATTGCATGCCGTGCTGGCGGAAGATCAAATCCTGCGGGTGGACCACTTCCTCGGCAAGCAGCCCGTGGTGGAACTCGAATGCCTTCGATTCGCCAACCAGGCACTGGCCGCTCTGTGGAACCGCCAGAGCGTGTCGGAGATTCAGATCACGATGGCCGAGAATTTCGGCGTCGAGGACCGGGGCCGGTTCTACGACAAGGTCGGCACCCTGCGCGACGTCGTGCAGAACCATCTGCTGCAGGTGCTCGCGATGGTGGCGATGGAACCGCCGGTCGGCTCCAGCGCCGACGACCTCAACGACAAGAAGTCCGAGGTGTTTCGCGCGATGCCGCCGCTGGATCCCGAACATTGCGTGCGGGGCCAGTACCGCGGCTACACCGATGTCCCCGGGGTGGCGAAAGATTCGCAGACCGAGACCTTCGTTGCGCTGCGGACCGAGATCGACAACTGGCGCTGGTCGGGAGTGCCGATCTTTTTGCGGTCCGGTAAGGCGTTGCCGGAGAAGGTCACCGAGGTGCGGCTGTTCCTGCGCCGCGTTCCGCAGTTGGCTTTCCTGCCGCACCGCAAGGCGGCCGAGCCCAACCAGATCGTGTTGCGCATCGACCCCGACCCGGGCTTGCGGCTGCAGTTGTCGGCCCAGGTCGACGGCGAGTGGCACGACGTCCACCTGGACTCGTTGTTCGCCACCGACCTGGGTGAAGCCGAGGGGCCGTACGAACTGCTGCTACACGCCGCGCTGACCGGCGACCGTCAGCTTTTCGCACGGGAAGACAGCATTGAACAGACGTGGCGGATCGTCCAGCCGCTGCTCGACAAGCCGAGCGAAATCCACCCCTACGACCCCGGTTCGTGGGGGCCCGAGGCCGCGCAGTCGCTAGTCCGCGGGCACCGCCATTGGCAGGACCCGTGGCTCCCTCCAAAAACGCAGTCGGGAAAGTAA